In Candidatus Woesearchaeota archaeon, a genomic segment contains:
- a CDS encoding HIT domain-containing protein yields the protein MELQLEQVIIRDEELVVFFPEETIVEGELVVAPIHAFKTLEDIPEALIEKMFHVVNKMSSSLFDLLGCHGTNLLIQNGEIAGQKSESLFIRIIPRFQDDSLQLKWDSSPSSPEDLENVVKSFKDADEEKIQEAYLEEQKKQATQKVPEEEQNDYLLKSLKRNP from the coding sequence ATGGAATTGCAATTAGAACAAGTAATAATTAGGGATGAAGAATTAGTTGTTTTTTTCCCAGAAGAAACAATTGTTGAAGGAGAACTAGTAGTTGCACCCATACACGCGTTTAAAACATTAGAAGATATACCTGAAGCACTTATTGAGAAAATGTTTCACGTGGTTAACAAAATGAGTTCTAGCTTGTTTGATTTATTAGGATGTCATGGAACTAATTTGTTAATACAGAACGGAGAAATAGCGGGACAAAAATCAGAATCATTATTCATAAGAATAATACCTAGATTCCAAGATGATTCTTTACAATTAAAATGGGATTCTTCTCCGAGCAGTCCTGAAGATTTGGAAAACGTGGTGAAATCTTTTAAAGATGCTGATGAAGAAAAAATACAAGAAGCATATTTAGAAGAACAAAAAAAACAAGCAACACAAAAAGTTCCTGAAGAAGAACAAAATGATTACTTGTTAAAATCTTTAAAAAGAAATCCTTAA
- a CDS encoding HIT domain-containing protein, whose amino-acid sequence MSGISEEEWQKMSPEEREEFQIKNCVFCKIISGEIPSKKIYDDNNFVGILDINPGVKGHILVLPKKHVQIMPQLGTELSGELGIVCKKISEKMKKALSVNDVSVFVANGAVAGQNAPHFMMHIIPRKENDNISLNPELKKFSLEKINDYRKKIIKGLGLPDLTNEKKQDDSKEEKQEVKELETQNVPDKDLLDKISKMFN is encoded by the coding sequence ATGAGTGGTATCAGCGAAGAAGAATGGCAAAAAATGAGCCCTGAAGAAAGAGAAGAATTTCAAATAAAGAATTGCGTGTTTTGTAAAATTATTAGCGGAGAAATACCTTCTAAAAAAATTTATGACGATAATAACTTCGTAGGCATACTAGATATTAATCCCGGAGTGAAAGGACACATTTTAGTTCTTCCTAAAAAACACGTTCAAATAATGCCTCAACTAGGCACTGAGCTTAGTGGTGAATTAGGAATTGTTTGCAAAAAAATATCTGAGAAAATGAAAAAAGCATTAAGTGTTAATGATGTTTCAGTATTTGTTGCTAACGGCGCAGTCGCCGGACAAAACGCGCCTCATTTCATGATGCATATTATTCCAAGAAAAGAAAATGATAATATATCTCTTAATCCTGAATTAAAAAAATTTAGTTTAGAAAAAATTAATGATTACAGAAAAAAAATAATCAAAGGTCTAGGTTTGCCTGATTTAACAAATGAAAAAAAACAAGATGACTCCAAAGAAGAAAAACAAGAAGTTAAAGAATTAGAAACACAAAATGTTCCTGACAAGGATCTATTAGATAAAATATCAAAAATGTTTAATTAA
- a CDS encoding AI-2E family transporter: MKKKSDKIKSEFPNGSKNAFYFLLFAYVLAVLALALLFKPFIYSLVLGATLGVFFFPLNKFLRNKGLGPNLSASLLVVLIVLLIGVSSYLFVNSVVKEVTNTYNLVSHYNFEDVDSAIESSLGLNVSSENIVVPLFSAIRDTFSVSVSSIINSLAEIFVGLLILLFLLFYIFKEGEKILASIMGMLPVSNRHKDEITKESKKVLHGVMYGHILMAFVQGFLGGFAFFIFGLKNPIFWGLMMTVLALIPLVGTAMVWIPAGLFQLVQGNLFAGIGVLAFGTFIILYMENVFKPKFLGEKAGMHPVLMVMAIFGGLKLFGVFGIIMGPILVALCVLLINFFNQAVLIRKN, translated from the coding sequence TTGAAGAAAAAATCCGACAAAATAAAAAGTGAATTTCCTAATGGTTCTAAAAATGCTTTTTATTTCTTGTTATTTGCTTATGTATTGGCTGTTTTAGCTTTAGCATTATTGTTTAAACCTTTTATTTATTCTTTAGTTCTCGGCGCTACGCTGGGAGTGTTCTTTTTTCCTCTTAATAAGTTTTTAAGAAACAAAGGTTTAGGTCCTAATTTGTCAGCTTCTTTACTCGTTGTATTAATAGTTTTATTAATTGGTGTTTCTTCTTACTTATTTGTTAATAGCGTGGTAAAAGAAGTTACTAATACTTACAATTTGGTTTCACATTATAATTTTGAAGATGTTGATTCAGCTATTGAGTCATCTCTTGGTTTAAATGTGTCTAGTGAAAACATAGTTGTTCCTTTGTTTAGCGCTATTAGAGACACGTTTTCGGTGTCCGTTTCTAGTATAATTAATTCGTTAGCGGAGATATTTGTTGGTTTGTTAATATTGTTATTCTTATTATTTTATATATTTAAAGAGGGTGAAAAGATTCTGGCTAGCATAATGGGTATGCTTCCTGTATCTAATAGGCATAAAGATGAAATAACAAAAGAATCTAAAAAAGTTCTTCATGGAGTGATGTATGGGCACATATTGATGGCTTTCGTTCAGGGTTTCCTTGGGGGATTCGCGTTTTTTATTTTCGGTCTTAAAAATCCTATTTTTTGGGGATTAATGATGACTGTTTTAGCGTTGATTCCTTTGGTTGGGACTGCCATGGTTTGGATACCTGCTGGTTTATTTCAATTAGTTCAAGGAAATCTATTTGCAGGCATAGGTGTTTTAGCTTTTGGAACTTTCATAATATTGTATATGGAGAATGTTTTCAAGCCTAAATTTTTAGGTGAAAAAGCAGGCATGCATCCTGTTTTAATGGTGATGGCAATCTTTGGCGGATTAAAATTATTTGGTGTTTTTGGAATAATTATGGGTCCTATATTGGTTGCGCTTTGTGTGTTATTAATTAATTTTTTTAATCAAGCAGTGTTAATAAGAAAGAATTAA